In a single window of the Gossypium hirsutum isolate 1008001.06 chromosome D02, Gossypium_hirsutum_v2.1, whole genome shotgun sequence genome:
- the LOC107907913 gene encoding NAD(P)H-quinone oxidoreductase subunit L, chloroplastic isoform X1, translating into MCSCLSLQIPKALPSIYVSPSQCSTKFPFFNLSQHKPTNYPKLYKKPNVTNINLKPNNYLDAKKTSLAVPIAALLSTFELPALAVTGVNNEPDLITVIIQLGIIAFGYFLIVPPIIMNWLRIRWYRRNLLEMYLQFMCVFLFFPGLLLWAPFLNFRKFPRDKSLKYPWDTPKDPSQVKNAYLKYPFAKPEDYDWECKNGGQGLLVVKGE; encoded by the exons ATGTGCAGCTGTTTGAGCCTCCAAATCCCCAAGGCTTTGCCTTCCATTTATGTTTCTCCATCTCAATGCAGCACCAAATTCCCTTTCTTCAACCTATCTCAACACAAACCAACCAACTATCCCAAGCTTTACAAG AAACCCAATGTTACAAACATcaatttaaaaccaaataattATTTGGACGCAAAGAAGACCAGCTTGGCTGTTCCAATTGCTGCCCTTCTTTCCACT TTTGAGCTGCCGGCATTAGCTGTTACAGGGGTAAACAATGAGCCAGATCTCATCACTGTGATAATTCAACTGGGAATTATTGCTTTTGGGTACTTCCTCATCGTGCCA CCAATCATCATGAACTGGCTTAGGATAAGATGGTATAGAAGAAACCTGTTGGAGATGTACTTGCAATTCATGTGTGTGTTCTTGTTCTTTCCAGG GCTACTGCTCTGGGCTCCATTTTTGAACTTCAGGAAATTCCCAAGGGATAAATCCTTGAAGTATCCATGGGACACACCTAAAGATCCTTCACAAGTTAAAAATGCATATCTCAAGTACCCTTTTGCCAAGCCTGAAGATTACGATTG ggAATGCAAAAATGGAGGGCAGGGGTTGTTAGTTGTAAAAGGGGAGTAG
- the LOC107907913 gene encoding NAD(P)H-quinone oxidoreductase subunit L, chloroplastic isoform X2, giving the protein MCSCLSLQIPKALPSIYVSPSQCSTKFPFFNLSQHKPTNYPKLYKFELPALAVTGVNNEPDLITVIIQLGIIAFGYFLIVPPIIMNWLRIRWYRRNLLEMYLQFMCVFLFFPGLLLWAPFLNFRKFPRDKSLKYPWDTPKDPSQVKNAYLKYPFAKPEDYDWECKNGGQGLLVVKGE; this is encoded by the exons ATGTGCAGCTGTTTGAGCCTCCAAATCCCCAAGGCTTTGCCTTCCATTTATGTTTCTCCATCTCAATGCAGCACCAAATTCCCTTTCTTCAACCTATCTCAACACAAACCAACCAACTATCCCAAGCTTTACAAG TTTGAGCTGCCGGCATTAGCTGTTACAGGGGTAAACAATGAGCCAGATCTCATCACTGTGATAATTCAACTGGGAATTATTGCTTTTGGGTACTTCCTCATCGTGCCA CCAATCATCATGAACTGGCTTAGGATAAGATGGTATAGAAGAAACCTGTTGGAGATGTACTTGCAATTCATGTGTGTGTTCTTGTTCTTTCCAGG GCTACTGCTCTGGGCTCCATTTTTGAACTTCAGGAAATTCCCAAGGGATAAATCCTTGAAGTATCCATGGGACACACCTAAAGATCCTTCACAAGTTAAAAATGCATATCTCAAGTACCCTTTTGCCAAGCCTGAAGATTACGATTG ggAATGCAAAAATGGAGGGCAGGGGTTGTTAGTTGTAAAAGGGGAGTAG
- the LOC107909889 gene encoding uncharacterized protein, whose translation MNPFLLWSQNLFTFFDLVIRTKRKKEKKMLLYKQKKNQGPKGNKLLISIIAVGSAGPIRFVVNEEAPVADVIDTALKLYVREGRLPVLGSNLNHFLLYCPSARSDPLRPWDIIGSQGARNFVLCKKPSSEKMDNIGRSRSGVMTRKGVGNWKAWIHKSLNIKISSH comes from the coding sequence ATGAACCCATTTCTTTTGTGGTCtcaaaatttatttactttttttgatTTGGTgataagaacaaaaagaaaaaaagaaaagaaaatgttgctTTACAAGCAGAAGAAGAATCAGGGTCCCAAGGGCAATAAGCTGTTGATCAGCATCATTGCTGTGGGAAGCGCAGGGCCAATCCGCTTTGTTGTTAATGAGGAAGCGCCTGTTGCTGATGTCATCGACACTGCTTTGAAATTATATGTCCGGGAGGGTCGGCTTCCTGTTCTTGGTTCTAACCTCAATCATTTCCTCCTTTATTGCCCCAGTGCTCGATCTGATCCACTCCGCCCATGGGATATAATAGGATCGCAAGGGGCCAGGAATTTCGTGTTGTGCAAGAAACCAAGCTCCGAGAAAATGGATAATATTGGAAGGTCTAGAAGTGGAGTGATGACTAGGAAGGGAGTTGGGAATTGGAAAGCCTGGATTCATAAATCACTTAACATTAAGATCTCTTCCCATtaa
- the LOC107909888 gene encoding thioredoxin-like protein HCF164, chloroplastic — protein MARVASNPLSLPRFRPYFQVSDTALLFKSPSLSPYRTRKFQSIACQTNPLPTQTQPSDEGKVLAEPDSVDDSTSEATTSSVGGGFSESPNKNINRRIAIGSTLAAVGLFMSSRLDFGVSLKDLSAAAVPYEEALSNGKPTVVEFYADWCEVCRELAPDIYKVEQQYRDRVNFVMLNVDNTKWEQELDEFGVEGIPHFAFLDKDGNEEGNVVGRLPRKYLQENVDALARGEASVPHARVVGQYSSAESRKVHQVVDPRSHV, from the exons ATGGCTCGCGTCGCCTCAAACCCTCTGTCTCTTCCCAGATTTAGGCCTTACTTTCAGGTTTCCGACACCGCCCTCCTCTTCAAATCCCCTTCCCTTTCTCCTTATAGAACTCGCAAGTTTCAATCCATCGCCTGTCAGACAAATCCACTTCCCACCCAAACACAACCCTCCGACGAG GGAAAGGTACTTGCTGAGCCTGATTCAGTCGATGATAGTACTAGCGAAGCTACAACTTCCTCTGTTGGAGGAGGATTTTCCGAATCtccaaacaaaaatataaataggcGAATAGCAATAGGCTCTACCCTTGCAGCAGTGGGACTTTTCATGTCATCGCGATTAGATTTTGGTGTTTCTCTGAAGGACTTATCTGCTGCAGCAGTGCCTTATGAAGAG GCTCTTTCAAATGGAAAGCCAACTGTTGTAGAGTTCTATGCAGATTGGTGTGAAGTATGCCGGGAATTAGCTCCGGATATTTACAAAGTAGAGCAGCAATACAG GGATCGTGTGAATTTTGTAATGCTGAATGTCGACAACACGAAGTGGGAACAAGAACTTGACGAGTTTGGCGTGGAGGGTATTCCGCATTTTGCATTCCTGGACAAAGATGGGAACGAGGAGGGAAACGTTGTAGGCAGGCTTCCAAGGAAGTACTTGCAGGAGAACGTGGACGCTCTTGCCCGTGGGGAGGCATCAGTTCCTCATGCTCGTGTGGTGGGACAGTATTCAAGCGCTGAATCGAGGAAGGTGCACCAGGTTGTTGATCCCAGAAGTCATGTGTAG